In Colius striatus isolate bColStr4 chromosome 17, bColStr4.1.hap1, whole genome shotgun sequence, the following proteins share a genomic window:
- the KIAA1671 gene encoding uncharacterized protein KIAA1671 homolog isoform X2: MDYLGDKLTVAQTHMTQWMGTVRRSLQEALNLVTTAVAHERTSGEGGSRTPFKRTSSFRHFASRSRESFRRFSVRSQQRFSSLRKRQTSSEPPELDQLKQCFTRQPPGAKDTDTLVQEPDSQYGTWNEQRHSGDSFVPESPSSENNVISTRKQPPGSHPSSLSSQTEPASLVDHHDFSKDQRSTSLDRSSTDMDSTDGTDLPPLGDTCPDEKTTDFSFIDQTTILDSSALKTRVQLSKKRRRRAPVSHSVRRSRGLEFENRFSLTEEPDNTWMFKDSTEEKKTMQQEDSDEEDKTQRTARSSSVHAQRLPVFPGMDHSALKAQLRKRQESESPGEVSSAQLFRSPKGTPGSKVLPTSAEREDRSEEKSPQWLKELKSKKRQSHYENQV; this comes from the exons ATGGATTACCTTGGAGACAAACTGACAGTGGCACAAACTCACATGACCCAGTGGATGGGTACAGTGCGGAGATCCTTACAGGAAGCACTAAATTTAGTCACTACTGCGGTTGCTCATGAGCGGACTAGCGGGGAAGGTGGAAGCAGGACTCCCTTCAAGCGAACCTCCTCCTTCAGGCACTTTGCATCCCGGAGCAGAGAGTCCTTCCGAAGGTTTTCAGTGCGGAGTCAGcagaggttttcctctttgagGAAGAGGCAGACCAGTTCAGAGCCACCTGAGCTT GACCAGCTGAAGCAATGCTTCACCAGGCAGCCCCCAGGAGCCAAGGACACGGACACGCTTGTGCAGGAGCCCGACAGCCAGTACGGCACCTGGAACGAGCAGCGGCACAGCGGGGACAG CTTTGTTCCTGAATCTCCTTCCTCGGAAAACAATGTCATTTCAACAAGAAAGCAACCTCCAGGCAGCCACCCATCTTCACTGTCCTCTCAGACAGAACCTGCGTCCCTGGTTGATCACCATGACTTCTCAAAAGACCAAAGGAGCACAAGTTTGGACCGTTCCAGCACTGACATGGACTCTACTGATGGGACTGATTTGCCTCCTCTGGGAGACACCTGCCCTGATGAGAAGACCACCGATTTCTCTTTCATTGAT caaaccACTATTCTGGACTCCAGTGCCCTGAAGACCCGTGTGCAGCTCAGCAAGAAGAGGCGCCGGCGGGCTCCTGTTTCCCACTCTGTCAGAAGGAGCAGAGGGCTGGAGTTTGAAAACAGGTTTTCTTTGACAGAAGAACCAGATAACACCTGGATGTTTAAGGATTCCACAG aagagaagaaaactaTGCAACAGGAAGATTCTGATGAGGAGGACAAGACCCAGCGTACTGCCAGGTCATCTTCTGTCCACGCACAGAGACTTCCCGTGTTCCCAGGGATGGACCACTCTGCCCTCAAG GCCCAACTGCGGAAGAGACAAGAGTCTGAAAGTCCTGGTGAAGTGAGTTCTGCTCAGCTGTTCAGGTCCCCTAAAGGGACTCCTGGAAGCAAAGTGCTGCCCACCAGTGCAGAGAGGGAGGACAG GTCAGAAGAAAAGTCTCCTCAGTGGTTGAAGGAGCTGAAATCCAAGAAGAGACAGAGCCATTATGAGAATCAGGTTTga
- the KIAA1671 gene encoding uncharacterized protein KIAA1671 homolog isoform X3: MTYSLWAALIRRIDQLKQCFTRQPPGAKDTDTLVQEPDSQYGTWNEQRHSGDSFVPESPSSENNVISTRKQPPGSHPSSLSSQTEPASLVDHHDFSKDQRSTSLDRSSTDMDSTDGTDLPPLGDTCPDEKTTDFSFIDQTTILDSSALKTRVQLSKKRRRRAPVSHSVRRSRGLEFENRFSLTEEPDNTWMFKDSTEEKKTMQQEDSDEEDKTQRTARSSSVHAQRLPVFPGMDHSALKAQLRKRQESESPGEVSSAQLFRSPKGTPGSKVLPTSAEREDRSEEKSPQWLKELKSKKRQSHYENQV; this comes from the exons ATGACCTACTCGCTGTGGGCAGCACTGATCCGCCGGATA GACCAGCTGAAGCAATGCTTCACCAGGCAGCCCCCAGGAGCCAAGGACACGGACACGCTTGTGCAGGAGCCCGACAGCCAGTACGGCACCTGGAACGAGCAGCGGCACAGCGGGGACAG CTTTGTTCCTGAATCTCCTTCCTCGGAAAACAATGTCATTTCAACAAGAAAGCAACCTCCAGGCAGCCACCCATCTTCACTGTCCTCTCAGACAGAACCTGCGTCCCTGGTTGATCACCATGACTTCTCAAAAGACCAAAGGAGCACAAGTTTGGACCGTTCCAGCACTGACATGGACTCTACTGATGGGACTGATTTGCCTCCTCTGGGAGACACCTGCCCTGATGAGAAGACCACCGATTTCTCTTTCATTGAT caaaccACTATTCTGGACTCCAGTGCCCTGAAGACCCGTGTGCAGCTCAGCAAGAAGAGGCGCCGGCGGGCTCCTGTTTCCCACTCTGTCAGAAGGAGCAGAGGGCTGGAGTTTGAAAACAGGTTTTCTTTGACAGAAGAACCAGATAACACCTGGATGTTTAAGGATTCCACAG aagagaagaaaactaTGCAACAGGAAGATTCTGATGAGGAGGACAAGACCCAGCGTACTGCCAGGTCATCTTCTGTCCACGCACAGAGACTTCCCGTGTTCCCAGGGATGGACCACTCTGCCCTCAAG GCCCAACTGCGGAAGAGACAAGAGTCTGAAAGTCCTGGTGAAGTGAGTTCTGCTCAGCTGTTCAGGTCCCCTAAAGGGACTCCTGGAAGCAAAGTGCTGCCCACCAGTGCAGAGAGGGAGGACAG GTCAGAAGAAAAGTCTCCTCAGTGGTTGAAGGAGCTGAAATCCAAGAAGAGACAGAGCCATTATGAGAATCAGGTTTga
- the CRYBB3 gene encoding beta-crystallin B3 produces MFLCLLSEGNLLEQRLGLEELSRALPAPTILGLVAAVAGGTMTEQQSPPEQMATGEGAGERGGTYKITIYELENFQGKKCELTEELPNITEKELEKVGSIQVESGPWLGFERQAFAGEQFVLEKGDYPRWDSWSNSHNSDSLMSLRPLQIDSPDHKIHLFENAGYSGRKMEIVDDDVPSLWAHGFQDRVASVRALHGTWVGYEYPGYRGRQHVFEKGEYRHWNEWDANQPLIQSVRRVRDQQWHQRGCFANS; encoded by the exons atgttcctgtgcctcctgagcgaggggaacctgctggagcagaggctggggctggaggagctcagcagggcccttccagcccccaccattctgggactGGTGGCAGCAGTGGCTGGAG GCACCATGACTGAGCAGCAAAGTCCCCCGGAGCAGATGGCGACCGGGGAGGGTGCTGGTGAGCGAGGTGGCACTTACAAG ATCACCATCTACGAGCTGGAGAACTTCCAGGGCAAGAAGTGTGAGCTGACAGAGGAGCTCCCCAACATCACCGAGAAAGAGCTGGAGAAGGTGGGCTCCATCCAGGTGGAGTCTGGCCC gtgGCTGGGCTTCGAGCGACAGGCCTTCGCCGGGGAGCAGTTTGTGCTGGAGAAGGGGGATTATCCCCGCTGGGACTCCTGGTCCAACAGCCACAACAGCGACAGCCTCATGTCCCTCCGGCCCCTCCAGATC GACAGCCCCGACCACAAGATCCACCTGTTTGAGAACGCGGGCTACAGCGGCCGCAAGATGGAGATCGTGGACGACGACGTGCCCAGCCTCTGGGCCCACGGCTTCCAGGACAGAGTGGCCAGCGTCAGGGCTCTGCACGGAAC GTGGGTGGGCTACGAGTACCCCGGCTACCGCGGGCGCCAGCACGTCTTCGAGAAGGGCGAGTACCGGCACTGGAACGAGTGGGATGCCAACCAGCCCCTCATCCAGTCCGTGCGCCGCGTGCGGGACCAGCAATGGCACCAGCGCGGCTGCTTCGCCAacagctga
- the CRYBB2 gene encoding beta-crystallin B2, translating into MASEHQMPASKQQQASSKIAIFEQENFQGRCHELSGACPNLKEAGVDKVGSILVHSGPWVGYEQASCKGEQFVFEKGEYPRWDSWTNSRRSDSITSLRPIKVDSQEHKIVLYENPSFTGKKIEIIDDDVPSFHAHGYQEKVSSVRVQSGTWVGYQYPGYRGYQYLFEKGDYKDSADFGAQHPQIQSVRRIRDMQWHQRGAYHPSN; encoded by the exons ATGGCTTCCGAGCACCAAATGCCAGCCTCCAAGCAGCAGCAAGCCAGCTCCAAG ATTGCCATCTTTGAGCAGGAGAACTTCCAGGGCCGCTGCCATGAGCTCAGTGGCGCCTGCCCCAACCTGAAGGAAGCCGGCGTGGACAAAGTGGGCTCCATCCTGGTGCACTCCGGACC ctggGTGGGCTACGAGCAGGCAAGCTGCAAAGGGGAGCAGTTTGTGTTTGAGAAGGGGGAGTACCCCCGCTGGGACTCCTGGACCAACAGCCGGAGAAGCGACAGCATCACTTCCCTGAGACCCATCAAAGTG GACAGCCAGGAGCACAAGATCGTGCTGTACGAGAACCCCAGCTTCACCGGCAAGAAGATCGAGATCATCGATGACGACGTGCCCAGCTTCCACGCTCACGGCTACCAGGAGAAGGTCTCATCCGTGCGGGTGCAGAGCGGCAC GTGGGTGGGATACCAGTACCCCGGCTACAGGGGCTACCAGTACCTGTTTGAGAAGGGCGACTACAAGGACAGCGCGGACTTCGGCGCCCAGCACCCCCAGATCCAGTCCGTCAGGCGCATCCGGGACATGCAGTGGCACCAGCGCGGTGCTTATCACCCCAGCAACTAG